From the genome of Geothrix sp. 21YS21S-4, one region includes:
- a CDS encoding YicC family protein: protein MRSMTAFAELVRPLAAGQLRLTLRSVNHKALDLGMRLPPALFPLEAALRAQVRETALRGKLDLTVEVQDEPALEPRVNRALLRAVAKGWHEEAEWLHLPPLTAEAFFRLPGAFQAPDSDLASRLEAPIREAVAALLEAWNAGRAREAERLRPFFETSLAKLRALAERLGAEAAQQAADLPDQYRQRIEQLLEDARLAGQLPAERLLAEAGILAERQDVREELTRLAAHLDDFAERLAANRLEGKAVDVWCQEVLRELNTTGSKCKRLAMTRAVMEAKGVLDQLREQSANLE, encoded by the coding sequence ATGCGTTCCATGACCGCCTTCGCCGAGCTCGTCCGACCCCTGGCCGCAGGGCAGCTCCGGCTCACCCTCCGCAGCGTCAACCACAAAGCCCTGGACCTGGGCATGCGCCTGCCCCCCGCCCTCTTTCCCCTGGAAGCCGCCCTGCGCGCCCAGGTGCGGGAAACCGCCCTGCGCGGGAAGCTCGACCTGACGGTGGAAGTCCAGGACGAGCCGGCCCTGGAGCCCCGGGTGAACCGCGCCCTCCTCCGCGCCGTCGCCAAGGGCTGGCATGAGGAGGCCGAGTGGCTGCACCTGCCGCCCCTCACCGCCGAGGCCTTCTTCCGCCTGCCCGGCGCCTTCCAGGCCCCCGATTCGGACCTGGCCTCGCGGCTGGAGGCCCCCATCCGCGAGGCCGTCGCGGCCCTCCTGGAGGCCTGGAACGCCGGCCGGGCGCGGGAGGCCGAGCGGCTCCGGCCCTTTTTCGAGACCAGCCTGGCGAAGCTGCGGGCGCTGGCGGAGCGCCTGGGGGCGGAAGCCGCCCAGCAGGCCGCCGACCTGCCGGACCAGTACCGCCAGCGGATCGAGCAACTATTGGAGGACGCGCGCCTCGCCGGCCAACTGCCCGCGGAGCGCCTGCTGGCCGAGGCTGGCATCCTGGCCGAGCGCCAGGATGTGCGCGAGGAACTGACGCGCCTGGCCGCCCACCTCGACGACTTCGCGGAGCGGCTCGCCGCGAACCGCCTGGAAGGCAAGGCCGTGGACGTGTGGTGCCAGGAGGTCCTGCGCGAGCTGAACACCACCGGCAGCAAGTGCAAGCGCCTCGCCATGACCCGCGCCGTCATGGAAGCCAAGGGCGTCCTGGACCAGCTCCGCGAGCAGTCGGCGAACCTGGAGTGA
- a CDS encoding DUF1684 domain-containing protein — MPAARVPSVILLLLAGTLSAQPPADFLAAHGAWRAQRHRSLAAKDGWLSLVGLSFLQEGDNPAGSLPGLPVSLPGGPPRAGVFHLAQGRVSFRPEPGADVTLRGEPAGEAVLRTDAEERPDILEAGSLRFHVIRRGDRFAVRVKDTASPLLAAFKGVDGFPPDPAYRVTATFEPYPSPRTVAIPTVLGTTEDMPAPGLVRFTLKGRSYTLEPVQEDGPESKFFFIFRDATAGKETYPAGRFLYADPPKDGKLILDFNRAVNPPCAFTPFATCPLPPKQNRLNVRIPAGEKTFGEH; from the coding sequence ATGCCCGCCGCGCGCGTTCCCTCCGTCATTCTCCTGTTGCTGGCCGGAACGCTCTCGGCCCAGCCCCCCGCGGATTTCCTGGCGGCCCACGGGGCCTGGCGGGCCCAGCGCCACCGCTCCCTCGCGGCCAAGGACGGGTGGCTCAGCCTCGTGGGCCTCTCGTTCCTCCAGGAGGGCGACAATCCGGCGGGTTCCCTCCCGGGGTTGCCCGTGAGCCTGCCGGGCGGTCCGCCCCGCGCCGGCGTGTTCCATCTGGCGCAGGGCCGCGTGAGCTTCCGGCCGGAACCCGGCGCGGACGTGACGCTTCGCGGCGAACCCGCGGGAGAGGCCGTGCTGCGGACGGACGCGGAGGAGCGGCCCGATATCCTGGAAGCGGGCAGCCTCCGCTTCCACGTCATCCGCCGGGGCGACCGCTTTGCCGTGCGGGTGAAGGACACCGCAAGCCCGCTGCTCGCGGCCTTCAAAGGGGTGGACGGCTTCCCGCCGGATCCCGCCTACCGCGTGACGGCGACCTTCGAGCCCTATCCTTCGCCGCGCACAGTCGCCATTCCCACCGTCCTGGGCACCACCGAAGACATGCCCGCGCCGGGGCTTGTGCGCTTCACGCTGAAGGGGCGGTCCTACACCCTGGAACCCGTGCAGGAGGACGGGCCGGAGTCGAAGTTCTTCTTCATCTTCCGGGACGCCACCGCCGGGAAGGAGACCTATCCCGCCGGCCGCTTCCTCTACGCGGACCCGCCCAAGGACGGGAAGCTGATCCTCGACTTCAACCGCGCCGTGAACCCGCCCTGCGCCTTCACGCCCTTCGCCACCTGCCCCCTCCCGCCCAAGCAGAACCGCCTGAACGTGCGGATCCCGGCGGGGGAGAAGACTTTCGGCGAGCACTAA